From a region of the Verrucomicrobiota bacterium genome:
- a CDS encoding alpha/beta fold hydrolase, with protein MFGEIRNAQGERIDYTFHPGKTNSKDLVVIGHGVTGNKDRPFVVALAEGLSQAGVPALRISFSGNGASGGKFTDSTVSKEVSDLGSVLDILSDRKICYAGHSMGGAVGVLRASQDHRIRLLISLAGMVHTKAFADREFGGVKPGEGSMWDEPACPLSRAYMEDMAQINSVADRAPQIKVPWLLVHGTEDDVVPIQDSHDIFRKANDPVELTEIKGSNHVFAGEFSAVMVEKVVNWAKLHFAQI; from the coding sequence ATGTTTGGTGAAATCAGAAATGCGCAAGGCGAGCGGATCGATTACACGTTTCATCCCGGCAAAACGAATTCCAAAGATCTGGTCGTGATCGGCCACGGCGTCACCGGCAACAAGGATCGACCCTTTGTCGTCGCGCTGGCGGAAGGATTGAGCCAGGCGGGCGTTCCGGCTCTTCGGATTTCCTTTTCCGGCAACGGGGCGTCGGGGGGCAAGTTCACGGACTCCACCGTTTCGAAGGAAGTCTCCGATCTCGGTTCGGTTCTAGATATCCTTTCGGACCGGAAGATTTGTTACGCCGGGCACAGCATGGGCGGCGCGGTCGGAGTTCTCCGCGCCAGCCAGGACCACCGGATCCGCCTCCTGATTTCTCTGGCAGGGATGGTTCACACGAAGGCGTTTGCAGACCGCGAATTTGGCGGCGTGAAACCCGGAGAAGGATCCATGTGGGACGAACCGGCTTGCCCGCTCTCGCGCGCTTACATGGAGGACATGGCGCAGATCAATTCGGTGGCCGACCGGGCGCCTCAAATCAAGGTGCCGTGGTTGCTCGTCCATGGGACCGAGGACGACGTGGTTCCGATCCAGGATTCCCACGACATCTTTCGCAAAGCCAACGATCCGGTTGAACTCACTGAGATCAAAGGCTCCAATCACGTCTTCGCCGGGGAATTCAGCGCCGTGATGGTGGAGAAAGTGGTGAATTGGGCGAAACTACACTTCGCCCAGATTTGA
- a CDS encoding tRNA-(ms[2]io[6]A)-hydroxylase — MKLSLELAAATPPEWIQTVLADFPAFLQDHADCERKASAMAMSFVAKYPDRVEIIPELIETGIEELEHFHQVYAHMARRGIRLAKEMTQDPYIKALMDLCRTDPLHRFLDRLLLASIIECRGAERFRLIWAALDHDRELKEFYQHLWTSEAKHGNIFVKMALQYFPDDKVYSRLNELNEAEGKIVLGLKLRPALH, encoded by the coding sequence ATGAAACTCTCTCTCGAACTCGCAGCGGCCACTCCGCCGGAATGGATTCAAACGGTGCTCGCCGATTTTCCGGCCTTTCTCCAGGACCACGCGGATTGCGAACGCAAAGCCTCCGCCATGGCCATGAGTTTCGTCGCGAAGTATCCGGACCGCGTCGAAATCATTCCGGAATTAATAGAGACCGGCATCGAGGAACTGGAACATTTTCATCAGGTTTATGCCCACATGGCCAGGCGCGGCATTCGTCTGGCCAAGGAAATGACTCAAGACCCGTACATCAAAGCGCTGATGGATCTGTGCCGCACCGATCCGCTGCATCGCTTCCTCGACCGGCTTTTGCTCGCGTCGATCATCGAATGCCGGGGCGCCGAGCGGTTTCGCCTCATCTGGGCGGCGCTGGACCACGATCGGGAATTGAAAGAATTCTATCAGCATCTCTGGACCTCCGAGGCCAAGCACGGAAATATTTTCGTCAAGATGGCGCTTCAATATTTTCCTGACGACAAGGTGTACAGCCGCTTAAACGAGTTGAATGAAGCGGAAGGAAAGATTGTTTTGGGGCTGAAACTCCGCCCGGCGTTGCACTGA
- a CDS encoding N-acetyltransferase family protein, whose protein sequence is MQIRPATPDDLAGILEIYNEAVLNTTATYDYEPRTMEHRRTWFEDHVKTNYPVFVAADPAGRVVGWSSISRYHDRMGYRFTCENSVYVAADRRGQGIGKLLMPPLIEAARERKFRAIIAAIDAANPVSLGLHAAFGFVQVGHFRQVGFKFGRWLDVVYMELLLP, encoded by the coding sequence ATGCAAATCCGCCCTGCCACCCCGGACGACCTGGCCGGCATTCTTGAGATTTACAACGAGGCCGTTCTCAACACGACCGCGACCTACGACTACGAACCGCGCACCATGGAGCATCGGCGGACCTGGTTTGAAGACCACGTGAAAACTAATTACCCGGTGTTCGTCGCCGCGGATCCGGCGGGCCGCGTCGTGGGCTGGAGTTCGATCAGCCGGTACCACGACCGCATGGGATACCGGTTCACCTGCGAGAATTCCGTCTATGTCGCCGCGGATCGCCGGGGACAAGGGATTGGCAAGCTTCTGATGCCGCCCTTGATTGAGGCCGCCCGGGAACGGAAATTCCGGGCCATCATTGCGGCCATCGATGCGGCAAACCCGGTCAGCCTTGGGCTCCATGCGGCATTTGGGTTCGTGCAAGTCGGCCACTTCAGACAAGTAGGCTTCAAGTTCGGCCGCTGGCTGGACGTGGTGTACATGGAACTGCTTTTGCCATGA
- a CDS encoding MFS transporter, translating to MRNRNFALYLISRFVASLGQQMLTVAVGWEIYERTHSALALGLVGLTQMAPMILCTLPAGHVADNYQRKRIILWMTVAAAAASLGLTAVSVLHAHVSLIYLCLLVAGTARTFLWPASAAFMPSLVPRPIFARAVTWNTGSFHLSSVLGPAAGGGLIAVTQSATIVYALNAIALVVCFMLISAVRSNQAAPTKEKMTRANLIAGFKFVIASQVILGTITLDMFAVLLGGATALLPVYAKDILRAGPTGLGLLQAALPIGALITAFILAHRPPLQKAGRALLWSVAGFGVATIAFGFSTSFWFSFLMLMLCGALDNVSVVVRHTLVQILTPDEKRGRVSAVNSLFIGTSNELGGFESGFVAHLVNPVFSVVSGGVGTILVVIATALVWPAIRKYGRLE from the coding sequence ATGCGCAACAGGAATTTTGCTCTCTACCTCATCAGCCGCTTCGTCGCGTCGCTCGGCCAACAAATGCTCACCGTCGCGGTCGGTTGGGAGATCTATGAACGAACCCACTCCGCGCTGGCGTTGGGGTTGGTGGGCCTCACGCAGATGGCGCCGATGATCCTCTGTACGTTGCCGGCCGGTCACGTGGCCGATAATTACCAGCGCAAACGGATCATTCTTTGGATGACCGTCGCCGCCGCCGCCGCGAGCCTGGGCTTGACCGCGGTCTCGGTGTTACACGCGCATGTGTCGCTGATTTATCTTTGCCTCCTGGTGGCCGGAACCGCGCGGACATTCCTGTGGCCGGCGAGCGCTGCCTTTATGCCCTCGCTTGTGCCACGCCCTATCTTCGCCCGAGCCGTCACGTGGAACACGGGGAGTTTTCATCTGTCTTCGGTGCTCGGACCTGCGGCGGGCGGAGGACTGATCGCGGTGACGCAGAGCGCGACAATCGTTTATGCCCTCAACGCTATCGCGCTGGTCGTGTGCTTCATGCTCATTTCTGCGGTCCGCAGCAATCAAGCCGCGCCAACCAAAGAGAAGATGACGCGCGCCAACCTGATCGCAGGGTTCAAGTTCGTCATCGCAAGCCAGGTTATTCTGGGCACGATCACGCTCGACATGTTTGCCGTGCTTTTGGGCGGGGCGACGGCGCTGCTCCCGGTGTATGCGAAAGACATCTTGCGCGCCGGTCCGACGGGACTTGGGTTGCTGCAGGCGGCCTTGCCCATTGGCGCGCTGATTACGGCATTCATCCTGGCTCATCGTCCGCCGCTGCAAAAGGCCGGCCGGGCGCTGTTGTGGTCCGTCGCGGGCTTCGGAGTCGCGACCATCGCCTTCGGCTTTTCCACATCCTTTTGGTTTTCGTTCCTGATGCTGATGCTGTGCGGGGCGCTCGACAACGTCAGCGTCGTGGTGCGCCACACGCTGGTGCAAATTCTGACACCGGACGAAAAGCGCGGGCGAGTCTCGGCGGTGAACAGTCTATTCATCGGCACCTCCAATGAGCTGGGCGGTTTCGAGTCCGGTTTTGTCGCGCATCTGGTCAATCCCGTTTTCTCGGTTGTCTCCGGAGGCGTCGGGACGATTCTCGTGGTCATCGCCACCGCGCTCGTCTGGCCGGCGATTCGAAAATACGGGAGACTGGAGTGA
- a CDS encoding tetratricopeptide repeat protein, which translates to MIKSRDISNARALIYDGKLDEASTLLRGCLQSDPANAEVWFLMAQVARLAGDPNMALELIGTALGRQPRKSEFLIEKGMILIALGRGAEARAICERGFDFDKLNCESHAALGRYHLAQGQPDSAVRHLRAAIQLQPRVAETHSLLGHVLMDAGHGAEAEASLQACLKLEPNHVRALWGLGNLYRQRARTGEAIEAYQRALALKPNEPSILSNLGNTWLDLGEHEQAIACYVQSLRLSPHSPVTHSNLIVALHYASGVNRTQIAAAHREWAQRHARNVPRLGQRPKRLPSVEQKLRLGLVSADFRQHPVGRVAEVLCRYLDSARFDLFVYDNGTRADATTVTLQSLVSRWRKIAHLADDAAAKLIFDDQIDILVDLSGHTGGHRLLVFARQPAPLQITMFAYPNTTGLDTMQYRITDLDSDPPGMTEALHTEKLVRLHKIAWACAPPSDSPTPEATANQEPTFTFGCLNNPSKISAACAQVWSEILKACPASRLMLLVRNDPEHERRLLAKFGKWGVQPQQLRFVPQTSQAGYLGYHQSIDVMLDPFPYNGGVTTWDALWMGVPVLTLAGDSYVSRQGVGILKHAGLNEFVAPSPRELVERAVAMGSAGKLSASRRDEIRARMHRSTLMDYAGYGKELSQTLLRLWEAQAGGESQI; encoded by the coding sequence GTGATCAAATCCAGAGACATCTCCAATGCACGTGCGTTGATCTACGACGGGAAATTGGACGAGGCCTCGACGTTGCTGCGCGGGTGCCTCCAAAGCGATCCTGCCAACGCCGAGGTTTGGTTCCTCATGGCTCAGGTCGCCCGGCTGGCAGGGGATCCGAACATGGCTCTGGAATTGATCGGCACGGCTCTGGGACGCCAGCCGCGCAAGTCGGAATTCCTGATCGAAAAAGGCATGATTCTCATCGCGCTGGGCCGCGGGGCGGAAGCGCGCGCCATTTGCGAGCGAGGATTCGATTTTGACAAACTGAATTGCGAGAGCCACGCCGCGCTGGGACGGTATCACCTCGCGCAGGGACAACCAGACTCTGCTGTGCGTCATTTGCGCGCCGCGATCCAGCTTCAACCGCGCGTCGCCGAGACGCACAGTCTCCTCGGCCACGTGCTCATGGATGCCGGGCATGGGGCGGAGGCGGAGGCGAGCCTTCAAGCCTGCTTGAAGCTGGAACCGAATCACGTGCGCGCGCTTTGGGGATTGGGCAATCTGTACCGGCAACGCGCGCGCACTGGCGAGGCGATCGAGGCGTACCAACGCGCGCTCGCGCTCAAACCGAACGAGCCGTCCATCCTGAGCAACCTCGGCAACACCTGGCTCGATCTGGGCGAACACGAACAGGCCATCGCGTGTTATGTCCAGTCGCTGCGGCTCTCTCCCCATTCGCCGGTCACGCACAGCAATTTGATCGTGGCGCTTCATTATGCTTCCGGCGTGAATCGGACGCAGATTGCGGCGGCGCATCGGGAGTGGGCTCAACGCCACGCCCGCAATGTTCCCCGACTCGGCCAGCGCCCAAAACGGCTGCCCTCGGTGGAGCAAAAACTCAGGCTGGGCCTTGTCTCAGCAGATTTTCGGCAGCATCCCGTTGGCCGCGTCGCTGAAGTGCTGTGCCGTTATTTGGACTCCGCACGATTCGATTTGTTCGTTTACGACAATGGCACGCGCGCCGATGCGACTACAGTCACCCTCCAATCTCTGGTTTCGCGCTGGCGGAAGATCGCGCACCTCGCGGATGACGCCGCCGCCAAACTGATCTTCGACGATCAGATTGACATCCTGGTGGACCTTTCCGGACACACCGGCGGCCACAGGCTCCTGGTGTTTGCGAGGCAACCGGCGCCCTTGCAGATCACGATGTTCGCCTATCCGAACACGACGGGGTTGGACACGATGCAGTATCGAATCACGGATTTGGATTCCGATCCTCCCGGAATGACCGAAGCGCTTCACACGGAGAAGCTGGTGCGGCTTCACAAAATTGCCTGGGCCTGCGCGCCGCCGAGTGATTCGCCGACACCGGAAGCCACTGCCAACCAAGAGCCGACGTTCACGTTCGGTTGCCTGAACAATCCCAGCAAAATCAGCGCGGCCTGCGCGCAGGTTTGGAGCGAGATCCTCAAGGCCTGTCCGGCGTCGCGGTTGATGTTGCTCGTGAGAAACGATCCGGAACACGAACGGCGCTTGTTGGCGAAATTCGGGAAATGGGGCGTCCAGCCGCAGCAACTGCGCTTTGTCCCGCAGACGTCGCAGGCGGGCTATCTGGGGTATCACCAATCGATCGATGTGATGCTGGATCCGTTTCCTTACAACGGCGGCGTCACGACCTGGGATGCGCTTTGGATGGGAGTGCCGGTGCTGACGCTGGCGGGCGACAGCTATGTGTCGCGACAAGGAGTCGGCATTTTGAAGCATGCGGGCCTGAATGAGTTTGTCGCGCCTTCACCCCGTGAATTGGTTGAGCGAGCGGTTGCGATGGGGAGCGCCGGCAAATTGAGCGCGTCGCGCCGCGACGAGATTCGCGCCCGGATGCACCGCTCCACCTTGATGGACTACGCGGGCTACGGAAAGGAATTGAGCCAAACGCTGCTGAGGCTCTGGGAGGCACAGGCTGGCGGAGAATCTCAAATTTAG
- a CDS encoding c-type cytochrome, which translates to MKTTRCFPLFATMTLLLLPSPAQSAEFKFPGHTFTLPDGFTMEHVAGPPLVNRPIEADFDEQGRLYVSDSSGSNDKPDKQLQEKPHRLVRLEDTDGDGKYDQSVVFADKLMFPEGVLWHDGAVYCSAPPSIWKIEDTNGDGVADRRTEWHEGKTLTGCANDLHGPYLGPDGWIYWCKGAFAKQTYERPGRPTISDSASHMFRCRPDHSEFESVMSGGMDNPVAVVFSPEGEPFFTTTFFVHPEAGRRDAIVHSIYGAVYPKTHGVLDGLKRTGDLLPPLTHLGPAVPCGLVRYASRAFGDDYENNLFSCQFNLRKVQRHILEPSGATFRSRDIDFLVSDNPDFHPTDVLEDADGSLLVLDTGGWYKICCPTSQLPKPDVLGAVYRIRKAGAPKIPDPRGLKIAWAKYKPKNLAGLLGDSRPAVRNRAIAQLGKQGQESVTVLKQVVQAGARAAATSATGARRFTGKFVVPVFSVEARRNAVWALTRIDGPGAREAVRVALADSDASARQVAVNSAGLRRDAGATPQLLETLRTGTPHLQRNAAAALGRIGDKSAVPALFAAVEDVARQGLANPKQTPANLVTNEAFRVMEHSLIYALIEIGDSAGVRQELEKVGQPSRLSAEAVGDSAKTPTSNSTSSSGGPGAGRMPALRFVQRAALIALDQIDGGGLTATDVLPHLHSNDPVLKQTASWIVSHHSDWGKDLADFFRQRLAQPSLPAEELSELQQQLGDFTRNEAIQQLIAQMCADRASPLATRHLLLRVMAKAPVREMPAAWRPPLHQCLADPQEGVWRGAVAVIRALPLGKTNTTEFVEPLLRLAHDQKAPAEVKLEALAALPNNPMPLDVETFEFLCGYLDSARPPLDRTTAATVLGRMKLDDAQLMKLADSLPSVGPMELSKLIGAFENKTNETVGAKFVSVLKHAKGVRGARPDVLKPIFAKFGATVQEQGDEILRALNADLAQQQTRITQLVNGLPRGDRDHGRRVFESQKTVCSTCHQVGYLGGRVGPDLTKIGSVRTERDLMEAILYPSASFVRSYEPMTIRTKDGEEYSGVLRQEGADSIVIISGANASQRFAMADVAEMRPGTLSIMPEGIDQQLNQQELADLVAFLKSLK; encoded by the coding sequence ATGAAAACGACTCGTTGCTTTCCGTTGTTTGCCACCATGACGCTGCTGCTCCTGCCCAGTCCAGCGCAGAGCGCCGAATTCAAGTTCCCCGGGCACACCTTCACCTTGCCGGACGGCTTCACGATGGAACACGTGGCCGGCCCGCCTTTGGTGAATCGGCCCATCGAGGCGGACTTCGACGAACAGGGACGCCTTTACGTTTCCGATTCCTCAGGGTCTAACGACAAGCCTGACAAGCAACTTCAGGAGAAACCGCATCGCCTCGTTCGGTTGGAAGACACGGACGGCGACGGGAAGTATGACCAGAGCGTCGTCTTCGCGGACAAGCTGATGTTCCCCGAAGGCGTGCTCTGGCACGACGGCGCGGTCTATTGCAGCGCGCCGCCCTCCATCTGGAAGATCGAGGACACGAACGGCGACGGCGTGGCGGATCGACGCACGGAATGGCACGAAGGGAAAACGTTGACCGGCTGCGCGAATGATTTGCACGGCCCTTATTTGGGGCCGGACGGCTGGATTTACTGGTGCAAAGGCGCGTTCGCCAAGCAAACCTACGAACGTCCGGGCCGCCCGACCATCTCGGACTCCGCGTCCCACATGTTTCGTTGCCGGCCCGATCACTCCGAATTCGAGTCCGTCATGAGCGGCGGGATGGACAACCCCGTCGCGGTTGTTTTCTCCCCGGAAGGCGAGCCGTTCTTCACGACAACGTTCTTCGTCCACCCCGAAGCCGGAAGACGGGACGCGATCGTCCACAGCATTTACGGCGCGGTTTATCCGAAAACCCACGGCGTGCTCGACGGACTCAAACGCACGGGTGATCTGCTCCCGCCGCTGACCCACCTGGGCCCGGCCGTGCCGTGCGGCCTCGTCCGGTATGCGTCGCGCGCTTTTGGAGACGATTACGAGAACAACCTGTTTTCCTGCCAGTTCAATTTACGGAAAGTCCAACGCCACATTCTCGAACCCTCCGGCGCGACTTTCCGCAGCCGTGACATTGACTTCCTGGTTTCCGATAATCCGGATTTCCATCCCACAGACGTGTTGGAGGACGCGGATGGCAGCTTGCTCGTGCTGGACACAGGCGGCTGGTACAAGATTTGTTGCCCGACATCGCAATTGCCCAAGCCCGACGTGCTCGGCGCCGTGTATCGCATTCGGAAGGCGGGCGCGCCCAAAATCCCGGACCCGCGCGGCCTGAAGATCGCCTGGGCGAAATACAAACCGAAGAACCTCGCCGGATTGCTCGGTGATTCCCGGCCTGCGGTCCGGAATCGGGCGATTGCTCAGCTCGGCAAGCAAGGCCAGGAATCCGTGACCGTGCTCAAGCAAGTGGTGCAAGCGGGCGCGCGCGCGGCAGCCACATCCGCCACCGGCGCGAGGCGTTTCACGGGGAAGTTCGTCGTGCCCGTGTTTTCGGTTGAAGCCCGGCGCAATGCCGTCTGGGCGCTCACGCGCATCGATGGACCCGGTGCGCGCGAAGCCGTGCGCGTCGCGCTGGCCGATTCTGACGCGAGCGCGCGGCAAGTTGCGGTCAATTCGGCCGGCTTGCGGCGCGACGCCGGCGCGACGCCGCAACTTCTGGAAACGTTGAGAACGGGAACACCGCACTTGCAGCGCAACGCCGCTGCGGCGCTGGGACGCATCGGAGACAAATCCGCGGTTCCCGCTTTGTTCGCTGCCGTGGAAGACGTGGCGCGGCAAGGTCTGGCGAACCCTAAACAAACGCCCGCCAATCTCGTCACCAACGAGGCATTTCGCGTCATGGAGCATTCGCTGATTTATGCTCTGATAGAAATCGGAGACAGCGCCGGTGTCCGGCAAGAGCTGGAAAAAGTAGGACAGCCTTCCAGGCTGTCTGCCGAGGCTGTTGGAGACTCAGCCAAAACGCCGACATCGAATTCCACTTCATCTTCGGGCGGACCTGGGGCAGGCAGGATGCCTGCCCTGCGGTTTGTGCAGCGCGCGGCGTTGATCGCCCTGGACCAGATCGACGGCGGCGGATTGACGGCGACTGACGTCTTGCCGCATCTCCATTCCAACGACCCCGTGCTCAAGCAGACGGCCTCGTGGATTGTCAGCCACCACTCGGATTGGGGAAAGGACCTGGCCGACTTTTTCCGCCAGCGGCTTGCGCAACCGAGCCTGCCTGCCGAGGAACTGAGCGAACTTCAGCAGCAACTGGGCGATTTCACGCGCAACGAGGCGATTCAACAGTTGATCGCGCAGATGTGCGCAGACCGCGCATCGCCCCTGGCCACGCGGCATCTGTTGCTGCGCGTCATGGCCAAGGCGCCCGTTCGGGAAATGCCGGCCGCCTGGCGCCCGCCCCTTCATCAATGCCTGGCCGATCCTCAAGAAGGCGTCTGGCGCGGCGCCGTGGCGGTGATTCGCGCTTTGCCGTTGGGCAAGACGAACACGACCGAATTTGTGGAGCCGCTCCTGCGTTTGGCGCACGACCAAAAGGCGCCGGCCGAAGTGAAGCTCGAAGCGTTGGCGGCGCTGCCCAACAATCCGATGCCACTGGACGTGGAGACGTTTGAATTCCTGTGCGGGTATCTCGACTCGGCCAGGCCTCCGTTGGATCGCACCACCGCCGCCACGGTTCTGGGCCGCATGAAACTCGACGACGCGCAGCTCATGAAATTGGCGGACTCTCTGCCATCCGTCGGACCCATGGAACTTTCCAAACTGATCGGCGCGTTTGAAAACAAGACGAACGAGACCGTCGGAGCAAAGTTTGTTTCCGTGCTCAAACACGCCAAAGGAGTCCGGGGCGCTCGCCCGGACGTCCTGAAACCGATCTTCGCGAAATTCGGCGCAACGGTGCAGGAGCAAGGCGATGAAATCCTCCGGGCGCTCAACGCCGATCTGGCCCAGCAACAAACCCGCATCACCCAACTTGTCAACGGCTTGCCGCGCGGAGACCGCGACCACGGACGGCGCGTGTTCGAGAGTCAGAAGACCGTTTGTTCGACGTGCCATCAGGTCGGCTATTTGGGCGGGCGGGTCGGGCCGGATTTGACGAAAATCGGTTCCGTGCGGACGGAACGCGATTTGATGGAGGCAATCCTCTATCCGAGCGCGAGCTTCGTGCGCAGCTATGAGCCGATGACGATTCGCACCAAGGACGGCGAGGAGTATTCGGGCGTCCTGCGCCAGGAAGGGGCGGACAGCATCGTGATCATCAGCGGCGCCAACGCTTCGCAGCGATTCGCGATGGCCGACGTGGCGGAGATGCGGCCCGGCACGCTTTCGATCATGCCGGAGGGGATCGATCAGCAATTGAACCAGCAAGAACTCGCGGACCTCGTGGCGTTCCTGAAGTCGCTGAAATAG
- a CDS encoding alpha/beta hydrolase, with protein sequence MQNFSPVRNGLGIAFAKAAVLLSLAESVAGQTQLPNKAPTQTPFQNPSQAPFQTPTPAQPEGRFASVNGMQMYFEVYGEGRPLVLLHGFKASSQIWKPIILDFAKQHRVIVPDLRGHGRSTNPTKQFTHRQAALDVFGLLDLLKIDRFNAIGISSGGMALLHMATQRPERIEAMILIGATAYFPEESRAIMGQTTIESMTPEEWQKAREIHKHGDEQIRDLVRQFQALKDSYDDMNFTPPFLSKIRASTLIIHGDRDPFFPVQMALEMYRAMPHAYLWVVPNGGHVPVFADPASFVKTTMEFLQVGGSRENVPAPVPKPGSGR encoded by the coding sequence ATGCAAAACTTTTCTCCTGTCCGGAACGGCCTTGGAATTGCCTTTGCGAAGGCAGCAGTTCTTCTGAGTTTAGCCGAGAGCGTCGCAGGCCAGACCCAGCTTCCCAACAAGGCCCCGACCCAAACTCCTTTTCAGAACCCGTCCCAGGCGCCCTTCCAGACGCCGACACCCGCGCAGCCCGAAGGCCGGTTCGCCAGCGTGAACGGCATGCAAATGTACTTCGAGGTTTATGGTGAAGGCCGGCCGCTTGTCCTGCTCCACGGATTCAAGGCGTCCAGCCAGATTTGGAAGCCGATCATTCTGGATTTCGCCAAGCAGCATCGCGTCATTGTGCCGGACCTTCGCGGGCACGGGCGTTCAACGAATCCCACGAAACAATTCACCCATCGGCAGGCTGCGCTGGACGTTTTCGGGCTTCTGGATTTGCTCAAGATCGACCGCTTCAACGCCATCGGGATCAGCAGCGGTGGAATGGCCTTGCTGCACATGGCGACGCAGAGACCGGAGCGGATCGAGGCCATGATCTTGATCGGCGCGACGGCGTATTTTCCGGAGGAATCCCGCGCGATCATGGGGCAAACCACCATCGAATCCATGACGCCCGAAGAATGGCAGAAGGCGCGGGAAATCCACAAACACGGCGATGAACAAATCCGCGATCTCGTCCGCCAGTTTCAGGCGTTGAAGGATAGTTACGACGATATGAATTTCACCCCGCCGTTTCTGTCGAAGATTCGCGCCTCGACGCTGATCATTCACGGCGACCGCGACCCGTTTTTCCCGGTGCAAATGGCTCTGGAGATGTATCGCGCGATGCCGCACGCGTATCTCTGGGTTGTCCCGAATGGCGGGCACGTGCCGGTGTTCGCCGATCCAGCGTCGTTCGTCAAAACGACGATGGAATTTCTGCAAGTCGGCGGATCGAGAGAGAATGTGCCGGCGCCGGTCCCCAAGCCGGGAAGCGGACGTTAA